In the genome of Leopardus geoffroyi isolate Oge1 chromosome B1, O.geoffroyi_Oge1_pat1.0, whole genome shotgun sequence, the window tataccAGGGAAGGATATATcctctatttatttcctttccaattgaattatttaaaactaaGGTTTAAAAACCATCATAATTACCTCATAGTCAAATATAAAGGATATAGCATTAATTCTAGAAAGCCTAGCTGGTCACTTATTGGATAAGATGATTGTAATATTGACAGCAAAGATTTCTCTATCTAGATTGTATCATAGGAACACAAattcaagaaatggaaaattttgtaAGATGAAAAATGCCAGTAAGTAAAATGGAAACATGGCAAGAGatgtttttgtgtcttttaatAGTATAAAAAAACTATAGGTTATAGTGTTCCATCAGATAgtacatttctttctccttcctgggacattattattgaagaaaatagttttaaaaattagttacaaTTCAATCATAACATTGTTTATGAATATATTAACAAATATGTTAACAAAATTGTGGATTTGAGTAAAAtatctccccccccaaaaaaaccctttATAGCAATGCAAGTATGAAATGTGTTTATAGCTAGAAATCACATGTGAATCATTATAGAAACAATTTCAAATGTAGAGGACTGAAAACAAGcctctaattttattaaataataaaaatataaccatCAGTAATGAGACATGTAtggaattattattaaaatacaaattccacaaataaaaaattctttaataccAATCGATAGCctggttttcttttaatattgaaCCAAGATGTATGACTAGTAGTAATCACTGTAAGAATTGAAGTAATTCTTTCATCATACTCCACattatttgaaaaactaaaacatttattttgcccTATGTGATTATATGAGAAATGGTAAAGAAAGTCACATCAAGGGACAATTGAGTTATTTTTTCCTACTAGCAAATGACTGTCACACTAGGAATacctgagagagagaggttaCCTATTCCTTACATGATCATTACTGCTAAATAGGGATTCTCAGTTTTTATATAGTGAGTTTTAATTACTTATGTGAATTACTTCACAGATAATTCTACCTTAAatgaaagtgaatttttaattttcactttggaATATaggtttgaattttaaataatatacatcTGTACAAATTTCAAAAGTGTTTTCATATGTACTATACCACTTGATGCTACTATAACCTGATGAGGTTAGCAGGATCTAGAGGTCTTATCTCTATTTTGCTGATAACAAAACAAGACTTACAGAGATTAAGTAAATTGTCCAAGTATCTTGCCTAATGACAGATATAGCTCTAGAGTCCTTGTCTTATTTTGAATacaatgttctttcttttatacCATCATTTCCATATCTAATGTTTGTcttcaggcaaaaataaaaattaggatgtCACTCTGTTAAATGTCATCTTTGGGGGTTCAGATAGGTTGAATAATGGCTACCCAAAGATATCACGTGCTAATGCCTGGAACTTGTGTTACCTCATAAGGAAAAAAGGTCTCTACAGATATGGTTAACttcaggatcttgagatggggagattatcctgtatTACCCAGGTGGAACCTAAATTCAATCACAATTGTCCAATATAACATGCTTataagagaggcagagggagatgacACAGACAGAAGAGTAGAAGACAGGACAGAGGAGAAAGCAATGTGACCAGAAACAcggagattggagtgatgtggccacaagctaAGGAATGCCAATGGCCACCAAAAATTGGAAAAGGGTGGCCAGAAACAGATTCTTCTTCAGAGCCTTCAAAGGGACAGTGGTCCTGCAGACACCCAGATTTCAGACCAATAAAACGGATGTTTGAACTTCTGGTTTCTAGAGTTGCAAGAGaataatttctcttgttttaaactACCGAcgttgtagtaatttgttacagcagcccttaGAAACTAATACAGACTTACTGTTCAAGATTTTCATTCCCTGTTCAATTCTGTGCAATTGACTTAAACCTCTATTTTGGGACAGATGGATTTGGAGGAACCGAAGGTTTGTTCATTAAAACTTTCCCAGAAAAGAGACGGTTAAATGTTAAGGTTTCCAAGAATGTCTCAATTTCTCTTCCCTGAAAATTAATAGGGAGTGTtgacaaatttttaaaggaaatatttaaatgaaatagatGTTGTTAATTCATGTAAAAACATTCTTGTCACTGACAAGCTGAAATATACTGTATCTGCCTAAGAAAAACCAGGCACTTGTTATGTATTTACTTGAATGACAAAAACTCAGAATTTCAtagtaaacacattttttttttttttcctttataggaaATATATTGGAGCTATCATGTCTGGAAGTGTGTTTACAACCTAATTTCAACTATTCACTcccctctttaaatttttcttttgtgactcTTCTGAAACCAATAAGAGAAACTCAGACTATTATGGGAATCTTTCTAAATCACTCCAACTTTCAAAACTTCACCAGAATTTGCCAAGGCATCACgaatgaatttaaaatgtgcTCCTCATGTTTGGCTTGTGAGTCCACAAAACTCATGGATTTTATTTCTCAGGAACAAACATCAAAAGgtaaaagtaaagagaaagtgATAATAAAATTTGTCAAGGATAAACCATCTTATTctgttaaaaaagtaataaaccaTTCCATTTTAAATCCAATGGTATTGGAACAATCAGCAGTGTGGCTCTTGATGAGTGGCTTGCAGGGCTTTGGGACATTACTTGTTCTTGGTTTACTTTACCAAACCaaaatatctattcttttttttttttttttaattttttttttcaacgtttattttatttatttttgggacagagagagagcatgaacgggggaggggcagagagagagggagacacagaatcagaaacaggctccaggctctgagccatcagcccagagcctgacacggggctcgaactcccggaccgcgagatcgtgacctggctgaagtcggacgcttaaccgactgcgccacccaggcgcccccaaaatatctattcttaaaatacatcaaaatgccaccataatttatgtaatttgaTGGTTAAAAGATTATTTAGCATGCTTTCTTCAAAGgtcttgaagttttaaaaattaaaaaaaagtctaagtaAACCTATAGGTTCTCACAGTAGAATCGAACTTTGATTCCTTAAGGAGTCATTGAATCCTTGATACATTTGTACCTAGTCCTATCTAACATTTATCCACTGAATATGAATTGTCTTTTCACTTGTCTAACTATCCAGTGAGCCTCCTGATGCTGGAGACTTTGTCTTTGTTCACTATATTTCTAGATCTTAGCAGAATGCCTAACactagatgcttaataaatatttgtttaaagaatgaaaaattaaaagaataactgTATTATGTGTAATGTTTAACTGAATCTCACATCTATTTtgagaatgaatatatattatttaattaaatcaaaTCAACTTGTATCattgagaaattaaataattcactTGTAGTCATAAAATACACTAGTGGCCTCAGGCCCAAGCAtcagatttattatttatacctATTCAGTGAGATTGCTGCCTGTATCTCTCCATATTGGcattttttctatcctttcagAATGGGAATGAGATTTCTTGGTATTGACTTTAGATGAAGTATAAAAGAGGTATCTTTTTCTGGGTTCTTATTCAAGTAGTGCTGCAACTATTGCAGGATGCTAGGTCAAATTCACCAGAAAGCAAGTTGGGAAAATACCTTTATGGTGATAGAGAACTAAGAAGTGTTTTAAGGGTTGGTAACTCATAGATGctacttctctgcctccttgAAATGTCAAACAGTGCATTGATAAATTATTCCAGTTGCTATGGTTGTGTAACATTTTACCTCAAAACTCAGTGGTTTAGAACAACAGcaatcaatttattatttttctttctttctttccttgcattatttctttcctttccctttctttcttcactgccccccccccccctttcctcttcttctcctccttctcctcctccttcttctccttcttctctggcTGACCAGGGATTCAAAATGGGCATAACTAGGCATTTCTCGCTTGGAGCATTATAATCTGTCccacaaatcatcagggaaatgtttgtattttcctTGAGATGCCTCAATTCTATTTCAACCCAAATGTCACCTGGTTTTCACAATCTTAAAATATGTAAGCactttaatcattatttttagtgCAGGGAGCTTCTCATTTCTACTTTGTTTGTAGAGGAAGTAAGGGATTTAGTTTTGAGTAGTGTGTGCTTTCTTACCACGTATTACTATGTTGCAAATAACATTTTCCTAATCTCTTCCTAGTTCTTACCATGAAAGGATCAACGGAAGTGAAGGCAAATGACTTTCATTCACCTTGTCGACATTTTAACTTCACTGTAGCTCCTATAGTTGACCACTTGGAAGAACATAACATTACATGTAATCTTAAAACCCGCACCAGAACATCAGCAATTGTGGAAGAAGATCCAAAGGAGGAAAAGTCTATGAACCATACTTGTAGGATTATGGAATACCTGAATAATTGCACACACATTTCTCTGCACCTAGAAAAGGATGTCAAAAGTATGTATTTAAGGAAgttagagggaaagagaattggATACAAACTTAAATAAAGGCTAACACATTAACTTCACTAAAAAATAGTTGAATTTTGCTGATGAAATAGTATGACTGGAAAGAATGTTAGcccttttatctgtttattttttgcttttcatggGGTCTAGCAGTACCCAGAGGCTGAGGAGGCATCTGTGGGTTGTGATTTGAGGGGCACTAGAAAGACCTCAGAGTAACTTTGGACATGCCTATTACCTGTGCTTGATGTAACACCACCACACCTAGGTATTAAAgggtgaaatttatttttaaaggtaaacattcatgtacattGTGATGGCCTGTGAAAACCTTATTTTGAATTGACTTAACATGTTTTCTCCTAAAGTTGAGAATGAGGACTGGATAAAATTGGATTTTTCATGCAAAGCATGGAGATAAGCAGGGTGCAGGTTAGGTACTCTGGGTCACTGGATGGCTCTGAGGGAAAGGTAGGAGTCCAAAAGATAAAACTTACACATATCTTACTTCCCTTTTAAGCTTATTAGCTTCCTAGGTACCCTATTCTGAATTGCCAGAATTGATCCTTTCTGCTAAGCAGTGTGCCCCACTTCACCCATAAAATCTACTTTTGAGAACATTTTATGATATAACCATTTAATaagtgcctactgtatgccaagCAATGTGCTAACATTAGGGACacaaaaaatagatgaatgtaAAGTGGTCAAGCAAGTAAATTCAGGGTGACAGGTGC includes:
- the TMEM156 gene encoding transmembrane protein 156 isoform X2, which codes for MTKTAFFKLLLAIVIAFILILPEHFKTPKGNILELSCLEVCLQPNFNYSLPSLNFSFVTLLKPIRETQTIMGIFLNHSNFQNFTRICQGITNEFKMCSSCLACESTKLMDFISQEQTSKVLTMKGSTEVKANDFHSPCRHFNFTVAPIVDHLEEHNITCNLKTRTRTSAIVEEDPKEEKSMNHTCRIMEYLNNCTHISLHLEKDVKNFTCSMKITWYVLVLVVFIFLLILTLHKILESHRRVWKWQRKDSEKLRTLNVRVISDKTMLGVKSRPRLAWDQAETALDSGQESASSNTRTRSYFHDASARSVYTNIPLNSSGPFGLNPFEEYS
- the TMEM156 gene encoding transmembrane protein 156 isoform X3, which codes for MTKTAFFKLLLAIVIAFILILPEHFKTPKGNILELSCLEVCLQPNFNYSLPSLNFSFVTLLKPIRETQTIMGIFLNHSNFQNFTRICQGITNEFKMCSSCLACESTKLMDFISQEQTSKVLTMKGSTEVKANDFHSPCRHFNFTVAPIVDHLEEHNITCNLKTRTRTSAIVEEDPKEEKSMNHTCRIMEYLNNCTHISLHLEKDVKNFTCSMKITWYVLVLVVFIFLLILTLHKILESHRRVWKWQSHKYECTFVLLKGKDSEKLRTLNVRVISGTKQRLPLTPVKKALPPIPELEVTSTMHLQDQYTRISL
- the TMEM156 gene encoding transmembrane protein 156 isoform X4, which translates into the protein MTKTAFFKLLLAIVIAFILILPEHFKTPKGNILELSCLEVCLQPNFNYSLPSLNFSFVTLLKPIRETQTIMGIFLNHSNFQNFTRICQGITNEFKMCSSCLACESTKLMDFISQEQTSKVLTMKGSTEVKANDFHSPCRHFNFTVAPIVDHLEEHNITCNLKTRTRTSAIVEEDPKEEKSMNHTCRIMEYLNNCTHISLHLEKDVKNFTCSMKITWYVLVLVVFIFLLILTLHKILESHRRVWKWQRKDSEKLRTLNVRVISGTKQRLPLTPVKKALPPIPELEVTSTMHLQDQYTRISL
- the TMEM156 gene encoding transmembrane protein 156 isoform X1, which produces MTKTAFFKLLLAIVIAFILILPEHFKTPKGNILELSCLEVCLQPNFNYSLPSLNFSFVTLLKPIRETQTIMGIFLNHSNFQNFTRICQGITNEFKMCSSCLACESTKLMDFISQEQTSKVLTMKGSTEVKANDFHSPCRHFNFTVAPIVDHLEEHNITCNLKTRTRTSAIVEEDPKEEKSMNHTCRIMEYLNNCTHISLHLEKDVKNFTCSMKITWYVLVLVVFIFLLILTLHKILESHRRVWKWQSHKYECTFVLLKGKDSEKLRTLNVRVISDKTMLGVKSRPRLAWDQAETALDSGQESASSNTRTRSYFHDASARSVYTNIPLNSSGPFGLNPFEEYS